TGGCAATCCGCTTCGAAGTTCGCTCCGAACAGAGGTCAGGGACGCTCCTGGATCTTCACGATCGCACATCGCCGGGCCGTCGACCGGGTGCGATCGTCGCAGTCCAGCACCGACCGCGACATGCGCGTCGGCGTTCGCGACCTCGGCGGTGAACGAGACGTGGTGCAGGAGGCGGTCGAATCGAAGCTGGAAGGCGAGCGCGTGGTCACCGCTCTCGCGGCCTTGCCCGAGGCCCAGCAGGAAGCGCTCATCCTGGCCTACTACGGCGGGTACAGCCAGAGCGAGATCGCGGCGCTCACAGGAGTGGCGCTCGGAACGATCAAGACGAGAATGCGGGACGGATTGACGCGGTTGCGCGGGGAGATGGGGGTGTCAGCAGCATGAACGAGCAGGAGTTCGCAGAGCTTGCGGCCGCTCACGCCCTCGGCGCCCTCGCGGAAGCCGACGCGCGGCGGTTCGCCGCGGCGCTCGCCGAGCATCCCGAATGGCAGGCCATCGCCGAAGACGACCACGACACGGTGGCCTTCCTCGCTGACGGACTCTCCCCGGTCGCGCCTCCGCCGGCGCTGCGATCGAGCCTGCTGCAGCAGATCGCGAGCCTGCCGCAGGACGGCGCAGCAGCACCCGAGGAATTGATCCCCTCGACAGTCGCAGACGACGTGCGGACCGATGCGCCGGCGCGCGCGGGAGCACCGTGGCGCCGCAGGTTCTTCGCGCTCGCCGCCGGCCTCGCGCTGATCGTCGGCGCCGGCGTGGCGACGACGACGGTGGTCTCGCAGCTGCAGCGGCCGGCATCCGTCGTCGCGCTCGACGAGATCCGCTCCGCCCCGGATGCCGAGCAGGCGGAGGTGCGGCTCGACTCCGGCGCCACGGCGACGGCGCACTGGTCGGGGGAGGTCGGCAAGGCCGTGCTTGTGGCATCCGGACTCGACGACCTCGGAGCTGACAAGAGCTACGAGCTGTGGTTCGTCCGTGGTGACGAGCCGATCGCCGCAGGTGTCTTCGACGCCGCCGACGGCACGACGACGGCGCTGCTCGACCAGCCCATGCGTGCGGGCGACGTGATCGCAGTGACGATCGAGCAGGCCGGCGGATCGCCGTCGGGCCTGCCGACGACCGACCCGATCATCGTCATCCCGACCGCCTGAACGGTCTCGACTCGGCGTACCCTTGACGGATGCCCGAGCAGTTCCATCGCCCTGTCCGCAGGCCGCCCACGGCATTCGACAACATCGTCGGCGAGGCCGATCCGGCCGAGCAGTCGCGCGTCGCCCACGCGACTGCATCCGCACTGCTCGAGCGAGCCCGCAGCGACGAGTCCGGCGTCATCACCGAGCGCCTTCTCGCCTTCGCCGCAGAGAACGGCATAGACGAGATCGCCGAGCTCTGGTCGCACGCGCCCGCGCGCTCACTGCCCGGTGCCCTGTGGCGGCTCTACCTGCTGCAGATCGCGATCCGCTCCGATGCGCCGCTGACGGCCCTGCTCTACGAGCGCGGACGCCTGGAGCTGCAGACCGCAGACGCGGCGATCGCGGGTGCCCCGGCCCCCGCCGACCCGGGCGAGCTGGTCGATCTTGTCGACGCGATCCTGCGGGGAGTGTTCCGAGGCGACTTCTCGGTGGCGCTCGAGCGGG
The window above is part of the Microbacterium sp. nov. GSS16 genome. Proteins encoded here:
- the sigK gene encoding ECF RNA polymerase sigma factor SigK; this translates as MLVEMVIDGVEVLEDGSSGDLAADLLIRVADGDQRAFAELYDLLSSRVFALILKVVVNRSQSEEVLQEVFLEIWQSASKFAPNRGQGRSWIFTIAHRRAVDRVRSSQSSTDRDMRVGVRDLGGERDVVQEAVESKLEGERVVTALAALPEAQQEALILAYYGGYSQSEIAALTGVALGTIKTRMRDGLTRLRGEMGVSAA
- a CDS encoding DNA-directed RNA polymerase subunit beta is translated as MPEQFHRPVRRPPTAFDNIVGEADPAEQSRVAHATASALLERARSDESGVITERLLAFAAENGIDEIAELWSHAPARSLPGALWRLYLLQIAIRSDAPLTALLYERGRLELQTADAAIAGAPAPADPGELVDLVDAILRGVFRGDFSVALERAAAYCRVQASGATHTADDYEPTEPQRGSDLTRRALRLTTYAEDLAAAAAAWRRGTLT
- a CDS encoding anti-sigma factor — translated: MNEQEFAELAAAHALGALAEADARRFAAALAEHPEWQAIAEDDHDTVAFLADGLSPVAPPPALRSSLLQQIASLPQDGAAAPEELIPSTVADDVRTDAPARAGAPWRRRFFALAAGLALIVGAGVATTTVVSQLQRPASVVALDEIRSAPDAEQAEVRLDSGATATAHWSGEVGKAVLVASGLDDLGADKSYELWFVRGDEPIAAGVFDAADGTTTALLDQPMRAGDVIAVTIEQAGGSPSGLPTTDPIIVIPTA